From the genome of Methanothrix soehngenii GP6:
GTGGGATTGGTGGCTCCTCATATCACCAGGATGGTAATTGGAGGAGATCACCGGTTTCTTCTGCCGGGCTCGGCCCTGGTGGGCGCTCTGCTTCTCCTCGGTGCTGACACCCTTGCCAGGACGATCCTCGCGCCGGTAATACTTCCTGTGGGCATAATGACATCGTTTTTGGGTGTCCCGTTCTTCGTTTATCTCTTCATGAAAAGGAGGAAGGTGTTTTGGTAAATATCACTATAAAGAGCCTGACATTCGGCTACAATGGCTCCATGATCCTGGACAACCTCAATCTGGTGGTCGAGGATTCGGAAGTGCTGGGGCTGGTCGGCCCAAACGGCTCGGGCAAGACCACTCTGATCAAATGCATGGATAAAATACTCAAGCCCAAAGGAAGCATATTAATCGATGGCAGAGATATCGATACTGTAAGCAGAACTGAGCTTGCCAAACGCCTGGGGTATGTTCCTCAGTCCAGCTCGACTCCTCTGGCCACTACCGTTTTTGATACAGTTCTCATGGGCAGGAGGCCGCATATAAGCTGGCGCGTATCAGACTCCGATCTCGATAAGGTAGCAGATATCCTGGGGCTTTTGCATTTGGAATATTTGGCCATGAGGGACTTCTCCCAGCTATCCGGGGGTCAGAAGCAGAAGGTTCTGATTGCCAGGGCTCTGGCCCAGGAGCCGGAGGTGCTGCTACTGGATGAGCCCACCTCAAGTCTGGACATGAAACACCAGCTCGAGGTCATGGAGACGATATCGTCCCTGGTCAAAGAGAAGAAGATCTCTGCGGTCATGGCACTTCATGATCTGAATCTGGCCTCCATGTTCGTGGACAAGCTGGCGATCCTGAAAGGCGGAAAGATCTACGCAGCAGGAGAACCTATTGATCTTTTAAATGCCAAGAATATCCGGGATGTGTACGGAGTCGAGGCCGTGGTGATGAATAACCTCGACAGGCCGTACATCGTTCCTTTGCGATCACTTAACGAAGGCGTAGCATAAGGTGAAGAAATGCATCATATCAAAAGAAGGACCATTCCTTTTACATCCATTGTGGGCCAGGAGGACATGAAGTTTGCATTAATCCTGAATGCGATCAATCCGCGCATAGGCGGCGTGCTGATAAGAGGTGATAAAGGAACCGCTAAATCAACCGCTGTGCGAGCCCTAGCTGACCTCCTTGAGGATATTGTTGTGGTAGAGGACTGCCCTTTCAACTGCAATCCCAGAAATGTGGAGGAGATGTGCGACCTTTGCTTTGACAGGAGTCAGAGAGGCCAGATTAAAGAAGCTTCACGCAAGACCCCGGTGATCGACCTTCCCCTGGGTGCAACAGAGGATCGGGTTGTGGGATCGTTGAATGTAGAAAGGGCAATCAAAGAGGGAATCCGGGCCCTGGAGCCGGGAATTCTGGCTGCTGCCAACAGGGGTATACTGTACATCGACGAGGTGAATCTCCTGGATGATCACGTGGCAGACGTGCTGCTGGACTCCGCTGCCATGGGGGTGAACATCGTGGAACGCGAGGGCGTGTCCGTTGCCCATCCGTCTAAGTTTATCCTTGTGGGCACCATGAATCCCGAGGAGGGAGAGCTGAGACCGCAGCTGCTGGACAGATTCGGGCTGCAGGTAAATGTTGTCGGCATCGAGGATGTAGATCAGAGAATGCTGATTGCCAAGACGGCGGAACGGTTTGATGCCGACCCTGAGGGCTTCTCAAAAGAGCAGCAGGCTCTTCAGGATGGTCTTAAGGGGAAGATCTCTGCTGCCAGGGAGATCCTTGGCAGGGTGACTATGAGCGATGATCTTCTGAGAATCATAGCCTCTACCTGCATCGACCTGGGGGTCAAGACCCACAGGGCAGAGATAGTGATCTCCAGAACGGCCAAGACCATAGCTGCTTTTGAAGGAAGGACGGAGGCGAACCAGGAGGATGTGAAGAAGGCCATGGAGCTGGCGCTGGCTCACAGGATGAGGAGCAGGCCCTTTGAGCCGCCGACCCTTAACAAAGATAAGCTGGAAAAGTCCATGGAAAAGCAGCAGCAAGACCAGCAGCAACAAAAGCAACAGCAACAAGAGCAACAGCCGCAAGAGCAGCAACCAAAGCAGCCTCCCCAGCAGAAAAAACAGGAGCAACAGCCCGAGAGTTCCGATCAACAGGAGGACTCTGATCAGGCTCAGGCTGCATCACCGCAAGAGCAGATCTTCGAGATCGGAGCGCCAATAGATGTGCGGCAGATCAATATGCCTCGAAAGAGGGACAAGATTTTTCGCAGAAAAACCAGTGGCAGGAGGATAAACACCCTTGCACTGCAAAACTCCGGAAGGTACCTGAGACAGAGGATGCCTAAAGAGGGAAAAGATATCGCCATCGATGCCACCATTCGTGCTGCAGCTCCATATCAAAAGGCCAGATCAGGACCCAATGCCATTAAAGTGAAGAGCGAGGACATTCGAGAGAAGGAGCGGGCGCGAAAGACGTCGGCCATGCTGCTCTTTGTGGTAGATGGCAGTGGCTCAATGGGTGCCATGCAGAGGATGGAGAGCGCCAAGGGAGCAGTCCTCTCCTTGCTCATGGAATCCTACCAGAAAAGGGACAAGATTGGGATGGTGGCCTTTAGGGGAACGGAGGCAGAGCTGATACTTCCTCCCTCTTCCAGCGTGGATCTGGCCTTAAGCAGGCTAAAGGAGCTACCCACGGGCGGCAAGACGCCGCTTTCTGCAGGTCTGTCCCGCGGATTGCAGCTGTTGCAGGGCGAGATGAGGAAAGATGCAGAGACAAAGCTCATGATGGTCCTCGTATCCGATGGCAGGGCCAATGTGGGAATGGGCGGAAAGATCAAAGACGAGCTGATGGAAATCTCGGAAAGGACAAAGCAGCTCGGAGTCCACACCATTGTCATAGATACCGAGGTGGTGGATTCGTCATTCATGGAGATGAGGCTCGGCTACTGCCGGGAGATCGCAGAGATGACCGGCGGAAAATATTATCCGATATCGGGCTTGAGCTCCGAGGCGCTCTACAGCATTGTGGATGAAGAGCAGAAGCTGCTCCTCGAGGCCAACACTTGATCTTTTGGGCGTTGTGATTGGGATGATAGAAATATCGAATCTAATTAAAGAGTACTCCGGAAAAAGGGTAGTTGATATCCAAAGCCTTCAGGTTGATCCCGGAGAGCTCTTCGGATTTCTGGGGCCGAATGGTGCCGGAAAGACTACTACAATCCGAATTCTCACCACGCTTACAAAGCCCACCTCCGGGAGAGCGCTCATCAACGGCTCTGATGTGGTCAGGGACCTATCCAAGGTAAAGCTGGAGTTCGGCATAGTTCAGCAGCACCTGAGCCTGAACAAAGACCTGACAATCGCTGAGAACTTGGAGCTTCATGCAAGGCTTCATCATCTGCCCAAAGCACAGAGAACGAAAAGGATATCTGAACTGCTCGATTATGTGGAGCTGTCCGAGCACGCAGACTATCTCATAGATGATGTCTCAGGCGGCATGAAGAGGAGAGCCATGATCGCCAGGGCTCTTATCCACAGGCCGAAGCTGCTAGTTCTGGATGAGCCGACGGTGGGATTGGATGCTCAAACCCGTCGAAAGGTCTGGGATCTCATTCGGAAAATGAACTCAGATGGTACAACGGTCTTCTTAACCACCCACTATA
Proteins encoded in this window:
- a CDS encoding ABC transporter ATP-binding protein, with the protein product MIEISNLIKEYSGKRVVDIQSLQVDPGELFGFLGPNGAGKTTTIRILTTLTKPTSGRALINGSDVVRDLSKVKLEFGIVQQHLSLNKDLTIAENLELHARLHHLPKAQRTKRISELLDYVELSEHADYLIDDVSGGMKRRAMIARALIHRPKLLVLDEPTVGLDAQTRRKVWDLIRKMNSDGTTVFLTTHYIEEAEALCERVGILHKGKMIAIGSPLGLRQKLGMVAVEMQTNGNGTQYRYFPDRSLAAQFVQGLPGTNKLAMRESNLEDVFVELTGQKVMES
- a CDS encoding putative cobaltochelatase is translated as MHHIKRRTIPFTSIVGQEDMKFALILNAINPRIGGVLIRGDKGTAKSTAVRALADLLEDIVVVEDCPFNCNPRNVEEMCDLCFDRSQRGQIKEASRKTPVIDLPLGATEDRVVGSLNVERAIKEGIRALEPGILAAANRGILYIDEVNLLDDHVADVLLDSAAMGVNIVEREGVSVAHPSKFILVGTMNPEEGELRPQLLDRFGLQVNVVGIEDVDQRMLIAKTAERFDADPEGFSKEQQALQDGLKGKISAAREILGRVTMSDDLLRIIASTCIDLGVKTHRAEIVISRTAKTIAAFEGRTEANQEDVKKAMELALAHRMRSRPFEPPTLNKDKLEKSMEKQQQDQQQQKQQQQEQQPQEQQPKQPPQQKKQEQQPESSDQQEDSDQAQAASPQEQIFEIGAPIDVRQINMPRKRDKIFRRKTSGRRINTLALQNSGRYLRQRMPKEGKDIAIDATIRAAAPYQKARSGPNAIKVKSEDIREKERARKTSAMLLFVVDGSGSMGAMQRMESAKGAVLSLLMESYQKRDKIGMVAFRGTEAELILPPSSSVDLALSRLKELPTGGKTPLSAGLSRGLQLLQGEMRKDAETKLMMVLVSDGRANVGMGGKIKDELMEISERTKQLGVHTIVIDTEVVDSSFMEMRLGYCREIAEMTGGKYYPISGLSSEALYSIVDEEQKLLLEANT
- a CDS encoding ABC transporter ATP-binding protein, which encodes MVNITIKSLTFGYNGSMILDNLNLVVEDSEVLGLVGPNGSGKTTLIKCMDKILKPKGSILIDGRDIDTVSRTELAKRLGYVPQSSSTPLATTVFDTVLMGRRPHISWRVSDSDLDKVADILGLLHLEYLAMRDFSQLSGGQKQKVLIARALAQEPEVLLLDEPTSSLDMKHQLEVMETISSLVKEKKISAVMALHDLNLASMFVDKLAILKGGKIYAAGEPIDLLNAKNIRDVYGVEAVVMNNLDRPYIVPLRSLNEGVA